The sequence AGCTCAGCCAAACGGATTGTCGTCAAGATCGGCTCGGCGCTGCTGGTCGACCGGGACACTGGCGAGCTGCGGGCCGGCTGGCTGCATTCGCTGGCCAATGACGTCGCCTGGCTGAAGTCCCGCGGCACCGATGTGGTTCTGGTGTCCTCCGGCTCCATCGCCCTGGGCCGCGGCGTGCTGGGCCTGCCGCGCGCTGATCTGCCGCTGGAAAAATCCCAAGCCGCGGCCGCCGTCGGCCAGATCCGTCTGGCCCGCGCCTATGAGGAGGCGCTGGCGCCGCACCGGATCACCACTGCGCAGGTGCTGGTGACGCTGGAAGACAGCGAGAACCGCCGCCGTTACCTGAACTCCCGCGCGACGCTGGAAACGCTGCTGAGCATGGGCGCGGTGCCCATCGTCAATGAAAACGACACCATTGCCACCGATGAGATCCGTTACGGCGATAATGACCGCCTGGCCGCGCAGGTGGCGGTGACGGTGGGGGCTGATTGCCTGATCCTGCTGTCCGATGTCGACGGGTTCTACAGCGCCAACCCGGCGCTGGACCCGGACGCCCGGCGCTATGACCGGATTGATGAGATCACGCCCGAGATCGAGGCAATGGCGGGCGACGGTGTCTCCGGCCTGTCCAAAGGCGGCATGATCA is a genomic window of Leisingera caerulea DSM 24564 containing:
- the proB gene encoding glutamate 5-kinase, with the protein product MAALSSAKRIVVKIGSALLVDRDTGELRAGWLHSLANDVAWLKSRGTDVVLVSSGSIALGRGVLGLPRADLPLEKSQAAAAVGQIRLARAYEEALAPHRITTAQVLVTLEDSENRRRYLNSRATLETLLSMGAVPIVNENDTIATDEIRYGDNDRLAAQVAVTVGADCLILLSDVDGFYSANPALDPDARRYDRIDEITPEIEAMAGDGVSGLSKGGMITKLLAAKMATAAGCAMAITEGSPLNPLKALQEGAACTWFTGQGDPQTARKRWIGAMKTRGVLTIDDGAARALMSGKSLLPAGVRHVEGDFGRGDPLAILGPDGRKLGQGLSRYTADEARAIQGRRSHDIEATLGYPARAALIHRDDMAL